The Dehalococcoidia bacterium region CGAGTCGCTGGTGGTCAGCATTCTCGGCGGCCTGATCGGCATCGGCCTGGGCATCGGCGCCTCGCAACTGATCAACGGGCAGAAATTGAATGGACAGACGCTGGAGACGCTGGTTTCCGGCAGCTCGATCGTGCTGGCGGTCGGCGTCTCGCTCACGATCGGGCTGCTGTTCGGCGTCTACCCCGCCTACCGCGCCGCCAGTCTGCACCCGATCGATGCGCTGCGCTACGAATAGCCCGCGCGGCGGATGATGCGGGGGCAAAGGACACGGCCGGCCGCTGCCGGCGAGCGCATCGCGTCATTGCGCGGCCAATCCATCACACCGCGGCAGATGCCGGCAGCAACCCGGCGGCCGCGACAGGGAGATCTCGCGTGCGATCACGTTTTTCGAGCCTGATCTTCGCCGTGCTGATCGCGGGCATCGCCGTCGGCGCGGCCTTCGGCGGCGGCATTC contains the following coding sequences:
- a CDS encoding FtsX-like permease family protein: QTGVTQVLTILLGAIAGISLVVGGIGIMNIMIVSVTERTREIGIRKAVGARRLDILSQFLVESLVVSILGGLIGIGLGIGASQLINGQKLNGQTLETLVSGSSIVLAVGVSLTIGLLFGVYPAYRAASLHPIDALRYE